From one Salvelinus sp. IW2-2015 linkage group LG11, ASM291031v2, whole genome shotgun sequence genomic stretch:
- the LOC111969870 gene encoding transcription factor E3: MSSRVLLRQQLMREQAQEQERREAQQQDSVAQLRATDSTPAIYVTLPPMAARPPPAQVPVEVLKVQTHLENPTKYHIQQSQRQQVKEYLSTTLGNKVAPQILGVSPLTLSSSAPEMAPTALSAPNSPMALLNLGSNKEEIDGVIDDIISLESSFNDDFMTLIDLGLQLPSTLPGNLLDIYHSPGMAAPTLTVSNSCPADLTNIKREYSDTKVLVKERQKKDNHNLIERRRRFNINDRITELGAIIPKSSDPETRWNKGTILKASVDYIRKLQKEQQRAKEVEMRQKKLEHANHSLMLRIQELEMQAQLHGLSSLMSPGLSSDPSLRQQQHLQQGDHKLGPSSGEACSQTFLSLGAAAMAQPVLTSSPPSSDSPVVVTISSPLDLGSVSFTELDDPSNAGMYLDVGLGDIIMDEGYTLSPERVDPLFFVSPGASKTSSRRSSFSMEEDL; encoded by the exons ATGTCGTCGCGTGTGCTGCTTCGGCAGCAGCTGATGCGGGAACAAGCCCAGGAACAAGAGAGACGGGAGGCCCAGCAGCAGGACTCTGTGGCTCAGCTCAGGGCAACTGACTCCACCCCTGCCATCTATGTCACTCTGCCCCCAATGGCTGCTCGCCCTCCACCCGCACAGGTGCCCGTGGAGGTGTTGAAG GTGCAGACCCATCTGGAGAACCCCACCAAGTATCACATCCAGCAGTCTCAGAGGCAGCAGGTGAAGGAGTATCTCTCCACCACCCTCGGCAATAAGGTGGCACCTCAAATCCTAGGTGTATCTCCCTTGACACTGTCTAGCTCTGCCCCTGAGATGGCTCCCACAGCCCTCAGTGCTCCAAACAGCCCAATGGCTTTACTCAACCTGGGATCCAACAAAGAGGAG ATAGATGGRGTAATTGACGACATCATCAGCCTTGAATCAAGTTTCAATGATGACTTCATGACGTTAATTGACTTGGGTCTACAGCTGCCTAGTACA CTCCCTGGGAACCTCCTGGATATATACCATAGTCCTGGAATGGCAGCACCTACCCTCACTGTCAGCAACTCCTGCCCTGCGGATCTGACCAATATTAAAAGGGAATACTCTG ATACCAAAGTGctggtgaaagagagacagaagaaggacAACCATAACCTCA TTGAGAGGAGGCGGAGGTTTAACATCAATGACCGCATAACGGAGCTGGGGGCCATAATACCCAAGTCAAGTGACCC GGAGACGCGCTGGAATAAGGGCACCATTCTGAAGGCCTCGGTGGACTACATCAGGAAGCTGCAGAAGGAGCAGCAGAGAGCCAAGGAGGTAGAGATGCGTCAGAAGAAGCTYGAACATGCTaaccacagcttgatgctgcgcATCCAG GAGTTGGAGATGCAGGCTCAGCTCCATGGCCTCTCCAGCCTGATGTCCCCTGGCCTGAGTTCAGACCCCTCCCTCCGTCAGCAGCAGCACCTTCAGCAGGGAGACCATAAACTGGGGCCCAGCTCTGGAGAGGCCTGCTCCCAAACCTTTCTCAGCCTGGGGGCAGCAGCCATGGCGCAGCCTGTCCTTACCTCCTCCCCACCTTCCTCTGACTCCCCTGTTGTTGTGACCATAAGCAGCCCCCTGGACCTGGGCAGTGTCAGCTTCACCGAGCTGGATGACCCCTCCAATGCTGGGATGTACCTAGACGTGGGGTTAGGGGACATCATCATGGACGAGGGGTACACACTGTCCCCAGAGAGGGTGGACCCACTGTTTTTCGTGTCACCAGGTGCCTCAAAGACCAGCAGTCGTAGGAGCAGCTTCAGTATGGAGGAGGACTTGTAG